In the genome of Croceimicrobium hydrocarbonivorans, one region contains:
- a CDS encoding WbqC family protein: MILAVHQPNFMPWQGYFKKMKDCDQYILMDTVQYVHRHICNRNKFKNSQGEAQWLGVSVSHSKGRDVSFIDLAIDYSQKWQSKALNSLKHAYGKAPYFDQYYPQIEKILLTEYSNLADLNIDLIEFFRGVLKIDTPMQRMSDLPGNLGTKSEQIINLCKIVGADQYLSGQGAKKYNDLEAYQAAGIELLYQEYEPPVYKQMGDEFISHLSVIDLIMCEGDNAGDFI, from the coding sequence ATGATTCTAGCAGTACATCAACCGAATTTTATGCCCTGGCAAGGTTATTTTAAGAAGATGAAGGATTGCGACCAATATATCTTGATGGATACGGTGCAATATGTTCATCGTCATATTTGTAATCGAAACAAGTTTAAGAATAGCCAAGGTGAGGCACAATGGTTGGGTGTTTCTGTGAGTCATTCAAAAGGCAGAGATGTGTCCTTTATTGACCTTGCCATCGACTATTCTCAGAAATGGCAAAGTAAGGCTCTGAATAGCCTTAAGCACGCCTATGGAAAGGCCCCGTATTTTGATCAATATTATCCTCAAATAGAGAAGATACTTTTAACCGAGTACTCCAATTTGGCAGACTTGAATATTGATCTTATTGAATTTTTCAGAGGGGTTTTAAAGATTGACACTCCTATGCAGCGGATGAGTGATTTACCAGGAAATCTAGGCACAAAGAGTGAACAGATTATTAATCTCTGTAAAATAGTAGGGGCAGATCAGTATTTATCTGGACAAGGAGCTAAAAAATACAATGACCTGGAAGCCTACCAGGCTGCTGGTATCGAACTCCTTTATCAGGAGTATGAGCCACCAGTATATAAGCAAATGGGAGATGAATTCATCTCCCATTTATCAGTTATTGATCTTATTATGTGTGAAGGCGATAATGCCGGTGACTTTATCTGA
- a CDS encoding DNRLRE domain-containing protein: MKKLTLFFLLCGYMLSAQTLIIDTLNTSKDAMIRKLGNTPDPLNYGSYPWENMHAWTNNGQAVVHRSLIDFNLNGISNPSLIDSAFLVLQVPPSGVQYSSGHHMATDNSCEVTTITAPWNEFQVSWVNQPSTDTSNKIIIPRSDSAYQAYRLDVTSMVQNMLNSPTATHGFYLKLLNESSYRRMVFASKESPYSHLAPILVVKQTIPPPPPPPTGNSIEISALQDAMIREYNQVGDSSNYGNYRWNNIQMMNLNGTLEKQRSLIQFDLSGIPATAPLDSAILELSMDRDLTAPLYTSGHIFSNGANSCIVRRIINPWQESTVNWFNQPSVAFQNTIYMASSVRAFQDYRLDVTNLVFDMLRYPSQNHGFYIQLQFESPDRRMVFASRENPDSTARPKLILYLPQGFELMEENSVFETAVYPNPSQGKLNVFIPAFSGGTYSIRFFNTMGQEITRRSLTDPNSKIDVQGELESGLHYYLILSSSGNKVGAGKVLIQ, from the coding sequence ATGAAAAAACTGACCTTATTCTTTTTGCTTTGCGGATATATGCTTTCCGCTCAAACGCTGATCATCGATACGCTAAACACTTCTAAAGATGCGATGATTCGAAAATTGGGGAATACCCCAGATCCTCTAAACTATGGATCTTATCCCTGGGAAAACATGCATGCCTGGACAAACAATGGCCAAGCTGTAGTTCATCGATCTTTAATTGATTTTAATTTAAATGGGATCTCAAATCCGAGCTTGATTGACTCTGCTTTCTTAGTACTTCAGGTACCCCCTAGTGGTGTGCAATATTCTTCAGGTCATCATATGGCTACTGATAACTCTTGTGAGGTAACTACGATTACTGCACCTTGGAACGAATTTCAAGTTAGCTGGGTTAACCAACCCAGTACGGATACGAGCAACAAGATTATTATCCCACGTTCTGATAGTGCCTATCAAGCTTATAGATTAGATGTTACTTCCATGGTTCAGAATATGCTGAATTCGCCTACAGCAACACATGGATTTTATTTAAAGCTGCTTAATGAGTCCTCCTATCGCAGAATGGTCTTTGCTTCTAAAGAAAGTCCATACAGCCATTTAGCGCCTATTTTGGTGGTAAAGCAAACTATCCCGCCACCACCGCCGCCGCCCACCGGAAACAGCATCGAAATTAGCGCGCTTCAAGATGCGATGATTAGAGAATACAATCAGGTTGGCGACAGTAGCAATTATGGCAATTATCGCTGGAATAATATTCAGATGATGAACCTCAATGGAACCCTAGAAAAACAACGATCATTAATCCAATTTGATTTAAGTGGAATTCCTGCTACTGCCCCTTTAGACTCCGCCATTCTTGAGCTAAGCATGGACCGCGATCTAACTGCCCCGCTCTACACAAGCGGCCATATATTCTCAAATGGAGCAAACAGCTGCATTGTAAGACGTATTATAAATCCCTGGCAAGAATCCACAGTAAATTGGTTCAATCAACCCAGTGTTGCCTTTCAGAATACAATATACATGGCTTCTTCAGTGCGAGCCTTTCAAGATTATCGCCTCGATGTAACCAATTTGGTTTTTGATATGTTGCGTTATCCAAGCCAAAACCATGGCTTTTATATTCAGCTGCAGTTTGAATCGCCGGATCGCCGAATGGTATTTGCAAGTCGTGAAAATCCGGATAGTACCGCACGCCCCAAATTGATATTATACCTTCCTCAAGGATTTGAGCTCATGGAGGAAAATTCGGTTTTTGAAACAGCTGTATATCCCAATCCAAGCCAGGGCAAACTAAATGTATTTATACCTGCTTTTTCCGGTGGTACTTATTCCATCCGATTTTTTAATACTATGGGCCAGGAAATTACTCGACGAAGCTTAACAGACCCAAATTCAAAAATCGATGTACAGGGCGAACTTGAATCAGGCCTACATTATTACCTTATTCTTAGCTCCTCTGGAAATAAGGTAGGAGCAGGTAAAGTCTTGATTCAATAA